In Oryzias melastigma strain HK-1 linkage group LG16, ASM292280v2, whole genome shotgun sequence, a single genomic region encodes these proteins:
- the dnali1 gene encoding axonemal dynein light intermediate polypeptide 1, with protein sequence MTSPGDSLLKYDNPVLVKTRADKKSQKGRTLTMSNLPAPSFAAGVPSPPTHNVDESILHGILPPREWTDGDQHWVQKVSTSISTRRDVILLQEQLNVKLKQKKAKPTGICPIRWVLFSQCFDELIRQVTIECAERGLLLCRVRNEMQMMIRAYQNLSESSVAFGMRKSLHAEQGKEETQTKILDLNTENKDLMKQLSELKDKCDLIEKREAEEKQLKDKQHNEEIQLKERAIQQLKDQLEDIHSAMNLQTRNPATAS encoded by the exons ATGACTTCCCCTGGGGACTCCCTCTTAAAATACGACAATCCTGTTTTGGTGAAAACAAGGGCAgataaaaaatctcaaaag GGTCGTACTTTAACAATGAGCAACCTACCAGCTCCCAGCTTTGCAGCGGGTGTTCCATCTCCCCCCACTCACAATGTGGATGAAAGTATTCTGCATGGCATTTTACCACCCAG AGAATGGACCGATGGAGACCAACACTGGGTCCAAAAAGTGTCTACAAGCATTAGCACAAGAAGAGACGTCATTCTTCTGCAGGAGCAGCTGAACGTGAAACTCAAGCAAAAGAAGGCCAAACCAACAGGCATCTGCCCCATCCGCTGGGTTCTGTTTTCCCAATGTTTCG ATGAACTCATCAGACAGGTAACTATTGAATGTGCGGAGAGAGGTCTGCTCTTGTGCCGGGTCAGAAACGAGATGCAGATGATGATAAGAGCCTACCAGAACCTGTCTGAGAGCAGCGTGGCTTTTGGGATGAGGAAATCACTGCATGCTGAGCAGGGCAAGGAAGAAACCCAGACAAag ATCTTAGACCTGAacactgaaaacaaagatctgatgaAGCAACTCAGTGAGTTAAAAGATAAATGTGACTTGATTGAAAAAAGAGAAGCTGAAGAGAAACAACTTAAAGATAAACAGCACAACGAGGAGATTCAGTTAAAGGAGAGAGCCATACAGCAACTCAAG gaTCAGCTGGAAGATATACATTCAGCAATGAACTTACAAACCAGGAACCCAGCGACCGCGTCCTAA
- the snip1 gene encoding smad nuclear-interacting protein 1 — translation MTKEKRRRRESPERQPEVKIKQEKLSPTRPHRSRSPPGRRASRSPARSRDRSPGRRETSPARRSSRSPRNRRSRSPYRGSDVRIKRERDERAASGDERRRRNEQPEDRRSRWETDRPRDRDRGGERHHERNALESQQAERRQHDARRRENRQRREENQEHDFGQPEEGDNSAGGPPADKEKPNFELSGALTEDTNTFRGVVIKYNEPPEARIPKRRWRLYPFKNDEPLPVMYVHRQSAYLLGRQRKIADIPIDHPSCSKQHAVFQYRLVQYTRADGTTGRRVRPYIIDLASGNGTYLNNQRIEPQRYYELKEKDVLKFGFSSREYVLLHEFSDTSEVEAQQGEEEEEDEGVDADADPNADADA, via the exons atgacgaAGGAGAAGCGAAGAAGAAGGGAGTCTCCGGAGCGGCAGCCCGAAGTGAAGATAAAGCAGGAGAAACTGAGCCCCACTAGGCCACACAGATCACGAAGTCCACCGGGGAGACGAGCTAGCAG GTCACCTGCGAGGTCGAGGGACCGCTCACCTGGTAGAAGGGAGACTTCTCCAGCGAGACGAAGCAGCAGATCTCCTAGAAACAGAAGAAGCCGGAGCCCGTATCGTGGCAGTGATGTCAGAATAAAGCGG GAGAGGGATGAGCGAGCAGCGAGTGGTGATGAGCGAAGGCGGAGGAACGAGCAGCCGGAGGACAGGCGGAGCAGATGGGAGACGGACAGGCCGAGGGACCGAGACCGCGGTGGAGAGCGGCACCACGAACGGAACGCACTCGAGTCTCAGCAAGCCGAACGGCGACAGCACGATGCCAGGCGCAGAGAGAACCGCCAGAGGCGCGAAGAAAACCAAGAACACGATTTTGGCCAACCGGAAGAAGGGGACAACAGCGCCGGCGGCCCTCCCGCCGATAAAGAAAAGCCCAATTTTGAATTGTCAGGAGCGCTGACGGAAGACACCAACACGTTCCGAGGAGTGGTGATCAAGTACAACGAACCGCCTGAGGCTCGCATCCCGAAGCGCAGGTGGAGACTGTACCCCTTTAAGAACGACGAGCCCCTCCCCGTCATGTACGTCCACAGACAGAGCGCCTATTTGTTGGGACGTCAAAGAAAAATTGCCGATATTCCCATTGACCATCCATCGTGCTCCAAGCAGCACGCCGTGTTCCAATACAG ACTGGTGCAGTACACGCGAGCGGACGGCACCACCGGCCGCAGAGTTCGGCCGTACATCATCGACCTGGCGTCTGGTAACGGCACCTACCTGAACAACCAACGCATCGAGCCGCAGCGCTACTACGAGCTCAAAGAGAAGGATGTCCTCAAGTTTGGCTTCAGCAGCCGCGAATACGTCCTGCTGCACGAGTTCTCCGACACGAGTGAAGTGGAGGCCCagcagggggaggaggaggaggaggatgaaggtgTTGATGCTGATGCTGATCCTAATGCTGATGCTGATGCGTGA